A genomic segment from Triticum dicoccoides isolate Atlit2015 ecotype Zavitan chromosome 1A, WEW_v2.0, whole genome shotgun sequence encodes:
- the LOC119286271 gene encoding LOW QUALITY PROTEIN: putative F-box protein At1g65770 (The sequence of the model RefSeq protein was modified relative to this genomic sequence to represent the inferred CDS: substituted 1 base at 1 genomic stop codon), with translation MAGGWSSLPADLLNQISGRLISDADQLQAHQVCAHWRATIPRPAAYRPWVVAARQAPDGQGPVGEYSFLLPRGVQGVDFKAAPPGLPXCCGTPRGWLALADDVRSPTRLVLWEPHSGTEIPLPCLSSVSVIQVFLSDDPLE, from the coding sequence ATGGCCGGCGGTTGGTCCTCTCTCCCGGCGGATCTTCTCAATCAGATCTCGGGTCGCCTGATCTCCGATGCCGACCAGCTCCAAGCCCACCAGGTATGCGCCCACTGGCGAGCCACCATTCCTCGTCCGGCTGCCTACCGCCCGTGGGTCGTCGCCGCCCGACAGGCGCCCGACGGGCAGGGCCCAGTCGGCGAGTACTCCTTCCTGCTCCCTCGCGGCGTCCAGGGCGTCGACTTCAAGGCGGCCCCACCCGGCCTCCCGTAGTGCTGCGGCACGCCTCGCGGCTGGCTCGCCCTTGCGGACGATGTCCGATCCCCCACGCGGCTCGTGCTGTGGGAGCCCCACTCCGGCACCGAGATCCCGCTTCCATGCCTGTCTTCAGTTTCAGTCATACAGGTCTTCCTTTCCGACGACCCGCTCGAATGA
- the LOC119271025 gene encoding uncharacterized protein LOC119271025: protein MAAGWSSLPANILNEISGRLNTDADQLHAHQVCAHWRASISPPAAYRPWVVAARQAPDGLSPVGEYSLQLPRGVPGVDFKAAPPGLPYCCGTPRGWLALADDVRSPTRLVLWEPHSGTEIPLPCLSSVIQVFLSDDPLESSHWMAVATQLRRPRAHIIFFWRPGDAAWSGPAKVPCAKLHSVEFHAGNIYCIDRMSNLSIYDLKLGTTSPPVLLECLGMSPSQLSESLVTRMSVKERVRAVHVVACRGELLLVLLFHGRHPSLMEVYRPSWTLGCAFQVGERVTDLGGYTLFLGRGDAVALSAKEYPAIRGNCIYYLVHNLPKYRKHWAIVFDLGTGDVDDIPYPEVHKQENGCWPYSWFCPRRPFLKKQLA, encoded by the coding sequence ATGGCCGCCGGCTGGTCCTCCCTCCCCGCCAATATTCTCAATGAGATCTCGGGTCGCCTGAACACCGACGCAGACCAGCTCCACGCCCACCAGGTATGCGCCCACTGGCGAGCCTCAATTTCTCCTCCGGCCGCCTACCGCCCGTGGGTCGTCGCCGCCCGACAGGCCCCCGACGGACTGAGCCCAGTCGGCGAGTACTCCCTCCAGCTCCCTCGCGGCGTCCCGGGCGTCGACTTCAAGGCGGCCCCACCCGGCCTCCCGTACTGCTGCGGCACGCCTCGCGGCTGGCTCGCCCTTGCGGACGATGTCCGATCCCCCACGCGGCTCGTGCTGTGGGAGCCCCACTCCGGCACCGAGATCCCGCTTCCATGCCTGTCTTCAGTCATACAGGTCTTCCTTTCCGACGACCCGCTCGAGTCGTCGCACTGGATGGCCGTCGCGACCCAGCTCAGACGGCCCCGGGCGCATATCATCTTCTTCTGGCGGCCCGGGGACGCCGCCTGGAGCGGCCCGGCCAAGGTTCCTTGTGCAAAACTCCACAGCGTCGAATTCCATGCGGGGAACATATACTGCATAGACCGCATGTCTAACCTGTCCATCTACGATCTCAAGCTCGGCACAACGTCTCCTCCCGTGCTCCTCGAGTGCTTGGGCATGTCCCCTAGTCAGTTGTCAGAGTCGTTGGTTACCCGCATGTCTGTCAAGGAACGCGTGCGTGCAGTGCACGTCGTGGCCTGCCGTGGCGAGCTCCTGCTAGTGCTGCTGTTCCACGGCCGCCACCCGTCCCTCATGGAAGTCTACAGGCCGTCGTGGACGCTCGGATGCGCCTTCCAGGTCGGTGAGAGGGTGACTGACCTCGGCGGCTACACGCTCTTCCTCGGCCGTGGCGACGCAGTTGCACTGTCTGCCAAGGAGTACCCTGCGATCAGGGGGAATTGCATTTACTACCTGGTGCACAATCTCCCCAAGTACAGGAAGCATTGGGCAATCGTGTTTGATCTGGGGACGGGGGATGTGGACGATATACCTTACCCTGAGGTGCACAAGCAGGAGAATGGTTGCTGGCCATACTCTTGGTTCTGTCCTCGAAGGCCCTTCCTGAAGAAGCAGTTAGCTTGA